In Rutidosis leptorrhynchoides isolate AG116_Rl617_1_P2 chromosome 2, CSIRO_AGI_Rlap_v1, whole genome shotgun sequence, one genomic interval encodes:
- the LOC139888557 gene encoding uncharacterized protein produces the protein MGYFLPHMYRDTYDLIINCKACQIHAPVNRSLHRNIIPIHAAWPFCKWGIDIVGPFPRGVGNVKFLVVAINYFTKWVKAKPLSTITGRKILTFVWEDIVCCFGLPRKIVSENGTQFAHNPFKDCYEDMDIQQSFTSVAYPQANGQVKVTNRDIVAGIKSRLVYGTEAVIPAEVLVPTNRITTFDEQQNDEALRENLDALEERQTIAHIRQAEKKQKIANHYEKKFKPLDFQLNNLVLRSNEASRQKDVRNLGPRWEDLTGLSA, from the exons ATGGGTTACTTTTTGCCACACATGTACCGGGACACATATGATCTGATCATAAACTGTAAGGCATGTCAAATACATGCTCCCGTCAACAGATCCCTTCATCGTAACATCATCCCTATACATGCTgcttggccattctgcaaatgggggaTCGACATTGTCGGCCCATTCCCAAGAGGTGTTGGAAACGTTAAATTCCTAGTAGTCGCAATCAACTATTTTACAAAATGGGTCAAGGCAAAACCGTTAAGCACGATCACAGGAAGAAAAATCTTAACCTTTGTATGGGAGGATATTGTTTGTTGTTTCGGTTTACCACGAAAGATAGTCAGCGAAAACGGCACACAGTTTGCACACAATCCATTTAAGGACTGTTATGAGGACATGgacattcaacagtcatttacttctGTGGCCTACCCACAGGCCAACGGACAAGTCAAGGTCACTAACAGAGACATCGTTGCCGGCATAAAATCAAGACTAG TGTACGGCACCGAAGCGGTTATCCCGGCTGAAGTGCTTGTCCCAACCAACCGGATAACAACATTCGATGAACAACAAAACGATGAAGCATTACGAGAAAACTTGGATGCTCTAGAAGAACGGCAGACGATAGCGCATATCCGGCAAGCCGAAAAGAAGCAAAAAATCGCAAACCACTATGAAAAAAAATTCAAGCCACTAGACTTTCAGTTAAACAACTTGGTGTTACGTAGCAATGAGGCCAGCCGACAGAAAGATGTCAGAAATTTGGGCCCAAGATGGGAGGACCTTACAGGGTTGTCAGCATAA